In Thermococcus sp. 21S7, the genomic window CAAAAGAGCACTTCACAAAAAATCACTCCTCGATCAGATTTTTGCTTGGTAAAAGGTTCTTATGGTGGGCCCGCGGGGATTCGAACCCCGGACCTCCACCTTGTCAGGGTGGCGTCATAACCAGTCTAGACCACGGGCCCAACCCAAGGATGGTGGACCGGCCGGGATTTGAACCCGGGGCCTCCGCCTTGCCAAGGCGGCGCTCATACCAGGCTGAGCTACCGGCCCACACCCAACAGCACCGCACGGCTCTAAAACCCGGCTTACGTTCCTCCCCGGGCCCTCACCCGTGCGGGCATTTACCTATCATCGGGTTGGCTTTATAAACTTTACGCTTTGTTCCTTCGCCTTTATGTCCTCCTCGGAGCGCTTTGAAGGTAAGAGCGCCCAACTGAGGGCCGACCTTGTGAACGTTGGTCAACCGTGGGATGCCAATTCATGGGATAAGGTTTATAAGACTCTCCCCCAACCAACCGTGAGGCGAGACCGGTGGGACGGGAGATAACCGAAGAAAAGCTCCAGAGGTACTTTAAAATCACCGCTGAAGCGCTGGAGACCCTTGAAATAGCGGTTCATGAGAAGAGCCTTTTAAGAACCGTTGCGGAGGACTTCCTCACCATGGCGAGGAGCTATTTTGAGGATGCAAGGTACTACTACGAGAAAGGCGACTACGTGACTGCCTTTGCCGCGCTCAACTACGCCCACGGTTTCATCGATGCCGGCGTAAGGCTCGGAGTCTTTAGGGGAGAGGACGACAGACTGTTTGCCTTTGGCTGAGGTGGGAGCTATGGGGGACTACGTGGTTGTTTTGGAGGCACCCATTATAGTGAGGGACGTCGAGACGAGCGAGGACGCGATAAATGTGGCTGTGAGCAAGGTGGCTAAGGCCCTCAACAAGGAGAAGCTCGACTTCGTGCGCGTTGAAATCGGCTACTCCCAGTGTCCGGTATGCGGGGCCCACTTTGAGAGCGCCTTCGTCATAGGCTCCGTGGGCCTGGTTGGAATGTACCTGACGATTAAGGTATACAACGCTCAAACCATCGAGCACGCCGAAAGGATAGCCAAGGCCGTCATCGGCAAGGCCCTCAAGAAGGTTCCGCTCAAGGTCTATGAGATAAGGGAGCTCACCGAGGAGGAAGAGGGGAACGGTCTGGAGCTTGACGGCTGATCACTCTTTCTCCCCGTTGCTCGTCTCTTCTTCCCGCCCAGTGTCCAGGTAAACTTTAAGTGCCCCCAGGCTATTTAGCGGGTACCTCACCGCCCCTATCATGACCATGATAAGGAGCGTCCAGATTCCGAGGCCCAGGTTGTACTGGAGGACCATCAATCCGTCAACCAGCACGAGACCGGCCCCAAGGGCAAAGTATCCCCCGGTGTTCCTTTTCACCACGCGCCATATCTCCCCAATCAGCGAGATGTTTTTTGTGAAGTAGTAAGCGGGAA contains:
- a CDS encoding DUF357 domain-containing protein, whose protein sequence is MGREITEEKLQRYFKITAEALETLEIAVHEKSLLRTVAEDFLTMARSYFEDARYYYEKGDYVTAFAALNYAHGFIDAGVRLGVFRGEDDRLFAFG
- a CDS encoding DUF555 domain-containing protein translates to MGDYVVVLEAPIIVRDVETSEDAINVAVSKVAKALNKEKLDFVRVEIGYSQCPVCGAHFESAFVIGSVGLVGMYLTIKVYNAQTIEHAERIAKAVIGKALKKVPLKVYEIRELTEEEEGNGLELDG